In Streptomyces puniciscabiei, a single genomic region encodes these proteins:
- a CDS encoding lanthionine synthetase C family protein, producing MTTTTVPRTQDLSEGALGMALLDIERRDLSTARRHLTQATVRGVSTGSNASLFHGAPALEFVLARAHGAGDDVRAAVDRVVDARLAAAHRRQAAGALPHLAEWDLIRGLTGLATLLLSRRPMAPRLPDVLACLIALAHPARSYGRILPGWWSPVGPDGKEMIGGHGNNGMAHGIAGPLAVLSLALRAGVRVPGQEEAVGTFATWLDRHGTHYWSTAAHLDADQPPAAEPARQSWCYGRPGIARAQQLAALALGDPARRQAAEDTVEAILTDPLRLARITDSTLCHGWAGLLTLTRAVAADSPAPARFTPIIQDLHRRLAADWEHLPKPGFMEGRAGAQLALNATDTTGWSRALLLT from the coding sequence ATGACCACGACCACCGTGCCCCGTACGCAGGACCTGTCCGAGGGCGCCCTGGGGATGGCCCTGCTCGACATCGAGCGCCGTGACCTGTCCACCGCCCGCCGCCACCTCACCCAGGCCACCGTCCGGGGCGTCAGCACCGGCAGCAACGCCAGCCTCTTCCACGGAGCACCCGCCCTGGAATTCGTCCTGGCCCGCGCCCACGGGGCCGGCGACGACGTCCGCGCGGCCGTCGACCGCGTCGTGGACGCCCGGCTCGCCGCCGCCCACCGCCGTCAGGCGGCCGGCGCTCTGCCCCACCTCGCCGAATGGGACCTCATCCGCGGTCTGACCGGGCTCGCCACACTGCTGCTGTCCCGCCGCCCGATGGCGCCCCGGCTGCCCGACGTGCTCGCCTGTCTCATCGCGCTCGCACACCCCGCCCGCAGTTACGGCCGGATCCTGCCCGGGTGGTGGTCGCCGGTCGGCCCCGACGGGAAGGAGATGATCGGCGGACACGGCAACAACGGCATGGCCCACGGCATCGCGGGGCCCTTGGCCGTGCTCTCTCTCGCCCTGCGCGCCGGAGTCAGGGTCCCCGGCCAGGAGGAGGCCGTCGGCACATTCGCCACCTGGCTCGACCGGCACGGCACCCACTACTGGTCCACCGCAGCACATCTGGACGCCGACCAGCCGCCCGCGGCGGAACCGGCCCGTCAGTCCTGGTGCTACGGCCGGCCCGGCATCGCCCGCGCGCAGCAGCTCGCCGCGCTCGCCCTCGGCGACCCCGCACGGCGCCAAGCGGCCGAGGACACCGTCGAGGCCATCCTGACCGACCCACTGCGGCTCGCCCGCATCACCGACTCGACCCTCTGCCACGGCTGGGCCGGCCTGCTCACCCTCACCCGCGCAGTCGCCGCCGACAGCCCCGCACCCGCACGCTTCACACCCATCATCCAGGACCTGCACCGACGGCTGGCCGCCGACTGGGAGCACCTGCCCAAACCCGGATTCATGGAAGGCCGCGCCGGCGCCCAACTCGCCCTGAACGCCACCGATACCACCGGCTGGTCCCGCGCCCTCCTGCTCACCTGA
- a CDS encoding lantibiotic dehydratase family protein codes for MTRQRPSLYEGAGQAMLRAAVHVTEPAMPPWPAAMAPVEEWRAWLSTVWSDSDYRRTVSQASPHLADQVQAIIDGRTPKVRRMRRAALATARYAIRYARRSTPYGLFAGVAPLGFAQAASVRFGEEHQAVTRPDPVRLDEMLSAWESDAARMAGAEVCVNTLIRQRDQHIHVPSEGDAEFRLALSPALRLVLDLARSPIGYRQLSDKLAAEFPAVSDTARHRLLGELLRVRLLRSSLRAPATIANPTDVLPPAGRTQAASLRAAYDLRLDADVRLPEQVLTEAETAATILARLVTHPNGTPTWRRWIEQFAERYGENTTVPVEAATDPDRGVGFPAGFVTASEPPRPMSRRDRLLLELAGTAAAEGSCTVALTGALIEELEAVAGDKPHDLAPHLELAAQVHASSVPALDRGDFRLRVLTVSRSAGSMTGRFWHLLPDTEATYAHLPTVDPEAELAQLSFHAGRVPADLLTRAPQALPRVVSIGEFRRPDPNVLFPRDLAVTVADGRPQLVESATGKRLELLAPTAINFLWNNYTPPMARFLGEISRAASPQVTWFDWGAAWTLPFTPALTYRRTILTAARWKIRSRTLPARTAPLQQWADQLHAWRARFRVPERILLAEDDQQLPLDLTRDVDLDVLRAHLDASPFGIATLHDAPPPDADGWIGGRAHSIVVPLARRS; via the coding sequence ATGACACGGCAACGGCCCAGCCTGTACGAGGGCGCGGGGCAGGCCATGCTGCGCGCCGCGGTGCATGTGACCGAGCCCGCCATGCCGCCCTGGCCGGCGGCCATGGCGCCCGTGGAAGAGTGGCGCGCGTGGCTGAGCACGGTGTGGTCCGACTCCGACTATCGGCGGACCGTTTCGCAGGCGAGCCCTCACCTGGCGGACCAGGTGCAGGCCATCATCGACGGCCGCACACCGAAGGTGCGCCGGATGCGCCGGGCAGCGCTGGCCACCGCCCGTTACGCAATCCGCTACGCCCGCCGCTCCACCCCTTACGGCCTGTTCGCCGGAGTCGCTCCACTCGGCTTCGCCCAGGCCGCATCCGTCCGCTTCGGCGAGGAGCACCAGGCGGTCACCCGCCCCGACCCGGTCAGACTCGACGAGATGCTCAGTGCCTGGGAGAGCGACGCTGCGCGCATGGCCGGCGCCGAGGTCTGCGTCAACACCCTGATCCGTCAGCGCGACCAGCACATCCACGTGCCGTCCGAGGGCGATGCCGAGTTCCGTCTCGCCCTCAGCCCCGCGCTGCGTCTCGTACTCGACCTGGCCCGATCGCCGATCGGGTACCGCCAGTTGTCCGACAAGTTGGCCGCGGAGTTCCCCGCCGTGAGCGACACGGCACGCCACCGACTGCTGGGCGAACTGCTGCGGGTGCGGCTGCTGCGCTCCTCGCTGCGCGCGCCCGCCACCATCGCCAACCCCACCGACGTCTTACCGCCCGCGGGGCGCACCCAAGCAGCCAGCCTGCGGGCAGCGTACGACCTGCGGCTGGACGCCGACGTGCGGCTGCCCGAGCAGGTGCTGACCGAAGCGGAGACCGCTGCGACCATCCTGGCCCGCCTGGTCACCCATCCGAACGGGACACCGACCTGGCGGCGGTGGATCGAGCAGTTCGCCGAGCGCTACGGCGAGAACACCACGGTGCCTGTGGAAGCGGCAACAGACCCCGACCGGGGCGTGGGCTTCCCGGCAGGGTTCGTCACGGCGAGCGAACCGCCCCGGCCGATGTCCCGGCGTGACCGCCTGCTGCTGGAGCTGGCCGGCACCGCCGCCGCCGAAGGCAGCTGCACCGTCGCGCTGACCGGGGCGTTGATCGAGGAACTGGAAGCAGTGGCCGGCGACAAGCCTCACGACCTGGCCCCCCACCTCGAACTGGCCGCACAGGTCCACGCCTCCTCCGTTCCGGCCCTGGACCGGGGCGACTTCCGGCTGCGCGTTCTGACCGTCTCCCGCTCGGCCGGGTCCATGACCGGACGGTTCTGGCACCTCCTGCCGGACACGGAGGCGACGTACGCGCATCTGCCCACCGTCGATCCGGAGGCGGAACTCGCGCAGCTCTCGTTCCACGCCGGGCGTGTGCCGGCCGACCTGCTCACCCGTGCGCCGCAGGCCCTGCCCCGCGTCGTCAGCATCGGCGAGTTCCGCCGTCCAGACCCGAACGTCCTCTTCCCCCGCGACCTGGCGGTCACCGTCGCCGACGGCCGCCCCCAGCTGGTGGAGTCCGCGACGGGCAAGCGACTGGAGCTGCTGGCCCCCACCGCCATCAACTTCCTGTGGAACAACTACACCCCGCCGATGGCCCGCTTCCTCGGCGAGATCAGCCGGGCCGCGTCCCCGCAGGTGACCTGGTTCGACTGGGGCGCCGCCTGGACCCTGCCCTTCACCCCGGCACTCACCTACCGGCGCACCATCCTCACCGCCGCACGGTGGAAGATCCGCAGCCGTACGCTGCCTGCCCGCACCGCCCCGCTCCAGCAGTGGGCGGACCAACTCCATGCCTGGCGTGCCCGGTTCCGGGTTCCGGAGCGGATCCTTCTCGCGGAAGACGACCAGCAGCTGCCCCTCGACCTCACCCGCGACGTCGACCTGGACGTCCTGCGCGCGCACCTCGATGCCAGCCCCTTCGGCATCGCCACTCTGCACGACGCGCCTCCGCCGGACGCCGACGGGTGGATCGGCGGCCGGGCGCACAGCATCGTTGTCCCCCTGGCCAGGCGCTCATGA
- a CDS encoding FxLD family lanthipeptide, translating to MTAIQAERPTAPPQADLVTTDDDPFGLDITFIEGTPATETVLMCSTGDTCGSSCPSACTTS from the coding sequence ATGACCGCCATCCAGGCCGAGAGGCCGACCGCTCCCCCGCAGGCGGACCTCGTGACGACCGATGACGACCCGTTCGGGCTCGACATCACCTTCATCGAGGGCACGCCGGCGACCGAGACGGTCCTGATGTGCAGCACGGGCGACACCTGCGGCAGCTCCTGCCCCAGCGCCTGCACCACCTCGTAA
- a CDS encoding DUF6082 family protein, which yields MKLTTAVLAAGAAVSLTTAVIGAARLRQDARHQAERNEAVVARNQLDWLAQMSTNADLAKLWKPEDMDVEEYMQLLKANQLICALSLRDRLGFIRDGHLPFFASVVMSTEVCRRYWHRFGDLRAQEAEGDERAEHFTRVLDQAAKNHAQAQPAAA from the coding sequence ATGAAGCTCACCACCGCCGTCCTCGCTGCCGGCGCCGCTGTCTCCCTCACCACCGCCGTGATCGGAGCAGCCCGGCTCAGGCAGGACGCGCGGCACCAGGCCGAGCGGAACGAGGCGGTCGTTGCCCGGAACCAGCTCGACTGGCTGGCGCAGATGTCCACCAACGCCGACCTCGCCAAGCTGTGGAAGCCCGAGGACATGGACGTCGAGGAGTACATGCAGCTGCTGAAGGCCAACCAGCTCATCTGCGCGCTCAGCCTGCGCGACCGCCTCGGCTTCATCCGTGACGGGCATCTGCCGTTCTTCGCCTCGGTGGTCATGAGCACCGAGGTCTGCCGGCGGTACTGGCACCGGTTCGGCGACCTCCGTGCCCAGGAGGCCGAGGGCGACGAGCGGGCCGAGCACTTCACCAGGGTGCTGGACCAGGCCGCGAAGAACCACGCGCAGGCGCAGCCCGCAGCAGCCTGA
- a CDS encoding DUF6624 domain-containing protein, whose product MTTTETQRPDLARELIARAAESAAHRARRVRNQLDAVQLGRGRHADHANTKVLRRILAEHDWPGHQLVGPAAARAAWSIALHSDDEPDFQRAATTLLERAVQAGDALIQHWAHLYDRALINSGLEQEYGTQLLLRVGGIELCPLRAPETLDERRASVGLPPIAVALKSVHRRYASDHARTGVLAEAA is encoded by the coding sequence GTGACGACCACCGAAACCCAACGACCCGACCTTGCCCGCGAGCTGATCGCCCGCGCAGCCGAGTCGGCCGCGCACCGGGCCCGACGAGTGCGCAACCAGCTCGATGCCGTCCAACTCGGACGAGGCCGGCACGCCGACCACGCCAACACCAAGGTGCTGCGCCGCATCCTGGCCGAGCACGACTGGCCCGGCCACCAACTCGTCGGCCCCGCAGCCGCCCGCGCCGCTTGGAGCATCGCGCTGCACAGCGACGACGAACCGGACTTCCAGCGCGCTGCCACCACCCTGCTGGAGCGGGCGGTACAGGCCGGCGATGCGCTCATCCAGCACTGGGCGCACCTGTACGACCGAGCCCTGATCAACAGCGGGCTCGAGCAGGAGTATGGAACGCAACTCCTGCTGCGCGTCGGCGGTATCGAACTTTGCCCGCTGCGCGCCCCGGAAACGCTGGACGAGCGAAGGGCCAGCGTCGGGCTCCCTCCCATCGCCGTCGCCTTGAAATCGGTGCATCGCCGCTACGCGTCGGATCACGCCCGGACTGGCGTGCTGGCGGAGGCGGCATGA
- a CDS encoding DNA-binding protein yields the protein MTTRAPITPLTPTLQRVAQHLANGLTPPEIATKTGLSAVTVRQYVRDIRESLHCPPRCKPPVLVHRLFALQQVASPTADRPTPKLSPEQLLLLRALAEHSDARDIAVAAKLAPADLRAALDQLLADTGAQDTTQLVILAHGWKLLSAEQAPAARSGASQ from the coding sequence GTGACGACCAGAGCACCGATCACCCCCCTGACGCCGACCCTGCAGCGCGTCGCCCAGCACCTCGCGAACGGCCTCACGCCCCCAGAGATCGCCACGAAGACCGGGCTGTCGGCCGTTACCGTCCGCCAATACGTCCGCGACATCCGCGAGAGCCTCCACTGCCCGCCCCGCTGCAAGCCCCCGGTGCTCGTGCACCGCTTGTTCGCTCTCCAGCAGGTGGCCTCTCCCACGGCGGACAGGCCGACGCCGAAGCTCAGCCCGGAGCAGCTGCTGTTGCTCCGCGCCCTCGCTGAGCACAGCGACGCCCGCGACATCGCCGTCGCCGCCAAGCTCGCCCCGGCCGACCTGCGCGCCGCGCTCGATCAGCTTCTCGCCGACACTGGCGCACAGGACACCACCCAACTGGTGATTCTGGCTCACGGCTGGAAGCTGCTGTCGGCAGAACAAGCCCCCGCAGCGCGGAGCGGAGCAAGCCAGTGA